A window of the Xiashengella succiniciproducens genome harbors these coding sequences:
- a CDS encoding DUF5686 and carboxypeptidase-like regulatory domain-containing protein translates to MLRILPVLILLSGFMPITAQRTIVQGRVIDAQTSEPLAFANVYFKGTHVGTVTDFEGHYSLETDHPGDSLAVSVLGYREERKVIEKGRVQVLNFSLYASSLALSEVVVVPGENPAHELLRKVWANRDKNNIERLDQYSLEAYAKTEVYLRTLGKEPRDIDSTSIFARLSIRAEEGSEPALPIYMNEASSDVHYLRYPKREKVLVKASRSTSLFDAEEISMLTGLFQKAASFNFYDNYVRLLERNFVSPVSTAGLFYYKYYLVDSLDIDGRYCYELRVVPKRSGDLTFNGTVWINDTTFAVKRLALELGKDANINFIDRIRIRQDMEPVEGGAWLPVKTRVLVDAVNIFLSNYVEKSSFEQTSYPVKFFDTELEVLPEAEYYSDEDWERIRPRQLDRHDLATISSIESLRENKWMRTWGMFLTMAVKGYYNVGYFDLGPWLLLYNYNDVEGHRFRVGGRTTPGFDRDWVLSGYAAYGTEDKHLKYELNVERFLARRSWTKLGVQYRYDVERMGAEDVFYSQSSFGSFASSFGGTDKMMYTRIARAWFETDLFKNFTQKLVFMNKTYTPASPDLNFAYYTDEARSRLSSDMSVSEVNLTSIYQPRASFIVDKNNRFPVSLSNAPVYTLSYTYGFKGVFGSDFQYHKLMLGIRQNILLGSVGSLSYNAAWNKVYSPLPYPLLTLFHANESWFRTANTFNMIDYGEFVADNAATLFLTFRQDGFILDRLPLIKKLRWRSVATASVAWGSFDEARNGFYDPLTNPGGILPRYKDDGTPFSGFRTLSWDKPYMEVSYGIENIFSFFRVEAFHRLSYLQPDSEGDDPRKFGIKLSAVFRF, encoded by the coding sequence TTGCTAAGGATACTGCCCGTACTGATCCTGCTGTCAGGGTTTATGCCAATTACAGCACAAAGGACCATTGTTCAGGGGCGGGTTATTGATGCCCAGACTTCAGAGCCCCTTGCATTTGCAAATGTGTATTTCAAAGGTACGCATGTGGGGACAGTTACCGATTTTGAAGGGCATTATTCTCTGGAGACCGACCATCCAGGCGATAGTCTTGCTGTTTCAGTCCTTGGCTACAGAGAGGAAAGAAAAGTAATTGAAAAGGGCAGGGTACAGGTGTTGAATTTCAGCCTCTATGCTTCTTCCCTTGCTCTTTCAGAAGTTGTCGTTGTGCCGGGAGAGAACCCGGCACACGAACTTTTGCGAAAGGTGTGGGCAAACAGGGACAAGAACAATATTGAGCGTTTGGATCAATACAGTCTTGAAGCCTATGCCAAGACAGAGGTCTATCTTCGTACTCTTGGTAAAGAACCCAGGGATATTGATAGCACAAGTATTTTTGCCCGGCTTTCAATAAGGGCGGAGGAAGGATCGGAACCGGCTCTGCCGATTTACATGAATGAGGCAAGTTCGGATGTTCATTACCTTCGCTATCCAAAGCGTGAAAAGGTTCTTGTCAAGGCCTCACGTTCAACCAGTCTCTTTGATGCAGAAGAGATTTCTATGCTAACAGGTTTATTCCAGAAGGCCGCCAGCTTCAACTTCTACGACAACTACGTAAGGCTACTTGAGAGGAATTTTGTCTCTCCGGTTTCAACAGCCGGCCTCTTCTACTATAAGTACTACCTTGTCGATTCCCTCGATATTGACGGACGTTACTGTTATGAACTTAGGGTTGTACCCAAGCGTAGCGGGGATCTGACATTTAATGGAACGGTCTGGATTAACGACACAACCTTTGCTGTAAAAAGGCTTGCTCTGGAGCTTGGAAAGGATGCCAATATCAACTTTATCGACAGGATAAGAATAAGGCAGGATATGGAACCTGTTGAGGGAGGTGCCTGGTTGCCTGTCAAGACCCGCGTCCTCGTGGACGCGGTCAATATCTTTTTGAGCAACTATGTTGAGAAAAGCAGTTTTGAGCAGACTTCTTATCCAGTGAAGTTTTTTGATACCGAACTCGAGGTATTACCGGAAGCAGAATATTATAGTGATGAGGACTGGGAGAGGATCAGACCACGACAGCTTGACAGACATGACCTGGCTACTATCAGTTCGATTGAGTCTCTCAGAGAGAACAAATGGATGCGTACCTGGGGGATGTTTCTTACTATGGCTGTAAAAGGTTATTACAATGTTGGATATTTTGATCTGGGACCGTGGTTATTACTGTATAACTACAACGATGTGGAAGGGCACCGTTTCAGGGTTGGAGGCAGGACTACACCCGGGTTTGACCGAGACTGGGTGCTGAGTGGCTATGCTGCTTATGGTACGGAAGATAAACATCTGAAATATGAGTTGAACGTAGAGCGCTTTTTGGCAAGGAGGAGCTGGACAAAGCTTGGCGTGCAATACCGCTATGATGTTGAGAGGATGGGAGCCGAGGACGTGTTTTACAGTCAGAGCAGTTTTGGTTCCTTTGCGTCATCCTTCGGTGGTACAGATAAAATGATGTACACAAGGATAGCGAGAGCATGGTTTGAGACAGACTTGTTCAAGAACTTTACCCAGAAACTGGTGTTTATGAACAAGACCTATACTCCTGCATCGCCTGATCTGAATTTTGCATATTACACAGATGAGGCACGTAGCCGGCTGTCGTCAGATATGTCAGTTAGTGAAGTCAACCTTACTTCTATATATCAACCCAGGGCCAGCTTTATAGTGGATAAAAACAATCGCTTCCCTGTATCTCTGTCAAATGCTCCTGTCTATACGCTGTCTTATACCTATGGTTTTAAGGGCGTGTTTGGAAGTGATTTCCAATATCATAAGCTGATGCTAGGTATTAGGCAGAACATACTGCTGGGAAGCGTTGGAAGCTTATCATACAATGCTGCATGGAACAAAGTCTACTCACCTTTGCCCTATCCCCTGTTAACTCTTTTTCATGCAAATGAGTCCTGGTTTAGAACAGCCAATACCTTTAATATGATAGATTATGGGGAGTTTGTTGCTGACAATGCGGCAACACTATTCCTTACCTTCAGGCAGGATGGTTTTATACTTGACCGTCTACCATTGATTAAAAAATTGAGATGGCGTTCTGTTGCCACTGCTTCGGTTGCGTGGGGAAGTTTCGATGAGGCCCGCAACGGTTTCTATGACCCACTTACTAATCCCGGAGGTATATTGCCTCGATATAAGGATGATGGAACTCCTTTTTCAGGTTTCCGAACACTAAGCTGGGATAAGCCTTATATGGAAGTGTCCTATGGTATTGAAAATATCTTTAGTTTCTTCAGAGTAGAAGCATTTCACCGGCTTTCATATCTGCAGCCTGATTCCGAGGGTGACGACCCTCGGAAGTTTGGTATAAAGCTGAGCGCAGTCTTCCGGTTTTAG